From a region of the Pseudokineococcus lusitanus genome:
- a CDS encoding SigB/SigF/SigG family RNA polymerase sigma factor produces MTPVDRPVEPTAAVPPSPRSGPDVRRRRPAGARTATVPPPAAAPAPAPTVPAPAGPPRIEAGPAPVDVPLVVQLVRPTTTAPAPRTPLPPPVDAAAAAVAVLVALPAGHPGRPQAREAVVAAHLPLVEGLARRYTGRGEPYDDLVQVGTIGLITAVDRYDADRGVPLGAYAVPFVLGEIRRHFRDRGWAVRVPRRLQEHGRAVADARALLTQRLGRSPTVAELGRECRLDPELVLATLESAGAYATVPLDDDPDRAPAAAAAPDAALEHVEDRLVLRPLLDALPARERRILALRFVRGLSQSQIAAEVGISQMHVSRLLSRTLAQLRERLADDR; encoded by the coding sequence GTGACCCCGGTGGACCGGCCGGTGGAGCCGACGGCCGCCGTCCCCCCGAGCCCGCGCAGCGGCCCCGACGTCCGGCGTCGCCGTCCCGCCGGGGCCCGCACCGCGACGGTGCCGCCGCCCGCCGCCGCGCCGGCGCCGGCCCCGACCGTCCCCGCGCCCGCGGGCCCGCCGCGGATCGAGGCCGGCCCCGCCCCCGTGGACGTGCCGCTGGTCGTCCAGCTGGTCCGCCCGACGACGACGGCGCCGGCCCCCCGCACGCCCCTGCCGCCCCCGGTGGACGCCGCGGCCGCCGCGGTCGCCGTGCTCGTGGCCCTGCCGGCCGGGCACCCCGGCCGGCCGCAGGCGCGCGAGGCCGTCGTCGCCGCGCACCTGCCGCTCGTCGAGGGCCTGGCCCGCCGCTACACCGGCCGGGGCGAGCCGTACGACGACCTCGTCCAGGTCGGCACCATCGGCCTCATCACCGCCGTCGACCGCTACGACGCGGACCGTGGCGTCCCGCTCGGCGCCTACGCCGTCCCCTTCGTCCTCGGCGAGATCCGCCGGCACTTCCGCGACCGCGGGTGGGCCGTCCGCGTCCCGCGGCGCCTGCAGGAGCACGGCCGCGCCGTCGCCGACGCCCGGGCGCTCCTCACGCAGCGGCTGGGCCGCTCGCCCACCGTCGCCGAGCTCGGGCGCGAGTGCCGCCTCGACCCCGAGCTCGTGCTCGCGACGCTCGAGTCGGCCGGCGCGTACGCGACGGTGCCCCTCGACGACGACCCCGACCGGGCCCCGGCCGCCGCGGCGGCGCCGGACGCCGCCCTCGAGCACGTCGAGGACCGGCTCGTCCTGCGCCCCCTGCTCGACGCCCTGCCGGCCCGGGAGCGGCGCATCCTCGCGCTCCGCTTCGTCCGCGGTCTCTCGCAGTCTCAGATCGCCGCCGAGGTGGGGATCTCGCAGATGCACGTCTCCCGGCTGCTGAGCCGCACGCTGGCGCAGCTGCGCGAGCGCCTCGCCGACGACCGCTGA
- a CDS encoding ATP-binding protein encodes MARAEQGTGALERRLVPTVDLSPAPGTPADGDVGPSAGVAPSGQDAVLTPGARVELRLPADPAFLSVLRTTTAALAVRLDVTVDAVEDVRMAVDEAASLVLGAAATPGGFLDASFAIGGHELVVEVRGPAPFLPDRGSVAWALLDALVEGLEVLDVPQGSALRLVHETTGGAP; translated from the coding sequence ATGGCCAGGGCGGAGCAGGGGACGGGTGCGCTCGAGCGCCGCCTCGTGCCGACCGTGGACCTCTCCCCCGCCCCGGGCACCCCGGCCGACGGCGACGTCGGCCCCTCCGCCGGCGTCGCGCCGTCGGGGCAGGACGCCGTGCTGACCCCCGGCGCCCGCGTGGAGCTGCGGCTCCCCGCCGACCCGGCCTTCCTCTCGGTCCTGCGGACGACGACCGCGGCGCTCGCCGTCCGGCTCGACGTCACCGTCGACGCCGTCGAGGACGTGCGGATGGCCGTCGACGAGGCCGCCTCGCTCGTCCTCGGCGCCGCCGCGACGCCCGGCGGTTTCCTCGACGCCTCCTTCGCCATCGGCGGCCACGAGCTCGTCGTCGAGGTCCGCGGCCCCGCGCCCTTCCTGCCCGACCGCGGCAGCGTCGCCTGGGCGCTGCTCGACGCGCTCGTCGAGGGCCTCGAGGTGCTCGACGTGCCGCAGGGCTCCGCCCTCCGGCTCGTGCACGAGACCACGGGCGGCGCGCCGTGA